The Triticum urartu cultivar G1812 chromosome 5, Tu2.1, whole genome shotgun sequence genome contains the following window.
TACGGCCCTTTCTACCTGAgctttttccttgtttcaaatgggTTTGTCGGGTGCTGTAGGGCGGCAGTATTTTCTAGCTTGTGCTGTCTGAGAGCCATAGGTTGAAGGGAATTGGAACACTAGGGACGTAGTTGGTGATCTTGCTTTGGAGTGGGAGGGAGGGAGAAACACGATTTTGAGGGTATGTTCTACTGGGGATAGACGGACTGCAAACTTAGTCTTCCAGTTTCTCATTAAAAGGTAGAATTCAGAGTATTGCTTGCGGCTCTCGCGGGTTTAGGCGGGATTGGGTTGATTAATGATGCTGTGAGAATTTGAGGTGCTACCTTGTTTGGATACTATAATGAGTTGGACATCGATGCGTCATTCGCCGTCTAACTCTGCTCACCTTAATTGGAAGGCTAAATATAGGGATCTTGTATTGTTTGTGGTGTAACATAGCCTGAAGGGAATTGTAACAGTAGCCAATGGTTTAGTTTTTCTTAAAACCTGAACCGTAGAACTTCTACGATTTAGTTGGTAATCTTGCTTTGAGTGGGAGAGAGGGAAAAATAAATCAATTTTGGGAGGGAATGTTCTGTTGGGGATAGAAACTACGTAGGACAGATTGTGAATTTAGTGGTCCAGTGTCTCATTAAGAGGTGGAATTCAGAGTGTTGGCTGCTTGGTGCTCTTCGGGGTTTAGGCGGGATTCGGTTAATTAATGATGCTGTGAGAATTTGAGGTGCTACCTTGTTTGGGAAGTAATAACGAGTTGGAAATTAAGGCGTTATATTGCCGTGTGATTCTCTGCTCACGCTTTTAATTGGATGGCTAAATATAGTGCTCTTATATCGGTTGAGGCGCCAAACTTAGTACTCCGAATGTGAGTACAATTAAATTCCACTCACGAGATCTCGGTCTCTGTGATGCCTGCCCTACTTGTGTTGTCACGTTAGAATTGTTTTAACGTGTTAGAAATAGTACACTATGGTCTCAAACTGGAAATGTTGATTTGAACTTTTATGTGTCCGTACTCTTTATGGAGGTCAAACAAAGGATGAAATAAATTGCTCAAAACCCATACTTAGAGGTGTTGGAGGATCTTAGCTGGTTGGAAGGAAACTTGGTTTATTTAACTCCTTTACTTGAACATGTCTGACTGGTTGTACATACAATTGATTTGCTTAACGATCTCCTTGATGGCAGGTCTTGCTGGTGCCACCGCAGATGTTCACTGTTACGATGTGCTATCAAATAAATGGACCAGGTACTGTTTTGTATTTTTCAGTTTGGTGCTTCAGTGCTGTGTATTACTCCTTCTCCTAAGTTTTTTTATAGATCCCACAGCCTTTTCTGGCTTAGTATAGTTATTAGTTCTGATATACCACAACACAATGTTGTTAGGCTTACTCCACTTGGTGAACCTCCTTCACCAAGAGCTGCACATGTAGCAACTGCTGTTGGAACCATGGTGGTCATTCAGGTACTTTACACCTCTGTTTTCTTTTTGCTTTACATTAGTAGGTGCATCATTTTTTATCAGGTCAGTGCCAATATAAAACTAATTATAATTTCCCTTTCTCATTGTTTTCTGCGATGCAGGGTGGTATAGGCCCTGCTGGTTTATCTGCAGAGGACCTTCATGTTTTGGATCTTACACAACAACGTCCGCGATGGCACAGGTGTTTTTCACTTCACTATAATTTCATTTCAGAAAAATACTTTTGCTACCATCTGTGCTGAGGATTCTAAGCCTTCTATGCAGAGTCGTGGTTCAAGGGCCTGGTCCTGGTCCACGATACGGACATGTCATGGCCTTGGTTGGGCAGCGATTCTTGTTGACCATTGGCGGAAATGATGGTAGACAATTTTCTTATGTGCTTATATGGCCTAGAATCGTAGCTTCTTGCAGATTGTTCCATCCTAATTGGTTTCAATACTAACAATACATACTTATTTCAGGAAAGCGTCCCCTGGCAGACGTTTGGGCCCTCGATACTGCAGCAAAGCCATATGAATGGAGGAAACTTGAACCAGAAGGCGAAGGGCCGCCTCCATGCATGTAAGTGAAAGCCTTCTCCTTTTGACTGTAGTTAGATTAATGAGAGAGAAATTTTTCTATGGTGGCATTGTCTTGGAATCTTGCAGTAATTATTAGCAAGCTGCTGTTAGTGGTGATGATGAGTTAGCTTTTGTGCATGCTACCTTGCCTTTATTAATTATAACTACAAGGCTCTCAGCAGTCCCATTACACTTAGGTTTGCAGTGCAGTGCTTTATTTTGCTCTGGTAAATATGGAAAATCTTCGTCATATATTACTCATTGCAATTGTTATTTTCCAAAGCACTCGCCAGCCAAAAGTGTTTTCAGGTTTGTTAAGTTGTCTTGTATGAGAAACATCACAAATCTAAATAGAACCTTTTGCTATCTACTGTACTTCAGAGTTTGTTATTTGCTGCAATGAAACCTCACATTTAAGTAGCTGCAAGATATTTTTGTATGTTGCTGAAAGCAGAGTTGACTCTAGTTTTTTTATCCTTGTGCTGACTGTAGTCTTGTATAATGTTGTTGCTCAGGTATGCAACTGCAAGTGCCCGCTCTGATGGTCTTCTTTTGCTCTGTGGTGGGAGGGACACTAATAGTGTGGTAAGTGACATACTACTTGGCAGTAAGTTCTTCAAGAGTATGGAGTGCAATTTATGTATTACTGATTGCGTATATTTAGTTATTTGACCATTTTGTTAATTTTCTTGTAATAGGAATATATGGTATCTATTTCACTGCTCGTAGTTTTTAGGTTCAAAACTGCCATAAGTCACAACAAGGGCTCATGCACTTTTCTCGTATAAGTGATAGTCAGAAGCACCGCATGCTTGTACAGAGTCACCGGCGGTCATTCTTTTACATGCATGTACTCCTTTGCAGCATAGGATTAGTGAGTCCATCATGATTTTTTACTGTGCGCACTTTAGTCAGTTCACTTGTTAAATCATGCCCTTTAAACAATTTTGGATCAGAATCTGAAACAACCTTTTCAGGGTCCTTTTGGGATTACAGTATTTTACTGTTAGTTTTTAGAGGCAGTGATTTCTGTTATTAATGGCTTCTAAATTTGTGCTCCAGCGTACTCTTCACAGCTAACAATATGCTTTTTTTTTGGCTAAAATCATCAGCCTCTGTCAAGTGCGTACGGTCTTGCAAAGCATAGGGATGGGCGCTGGGAGTGGGCAATTGCCCCTGGTGTGTCTCCATCACCCAGATATCAACATGCAGCTGTAAGTTGCCATTTTTTCCTGCTGGTTTGATTTGTTTGTTTAATTTTGATATTGATCTCACTTTATTGTTGGTGCAATGCAATATTGCTATTTCATTTTCATGCTTTAGGTTTTTGTCAATGCACGACTTCATGTCTCAGGAGGGGCTCTTGGAGGCGGTCGCATGGTAGAAGACTCCTCTAGTGTGGCAGGTTCTATTTTTAGAACTTTGAAGTTATTACCATTTTATTTATTACTCCCTCCGGTCCATTTTAATTGTCTTGATTTAGTACAGCTTTGTACTAAATCTTTCTTCCGTTGGTAACTAAAAGAAATGGATCTTAGTTTATTTGGCTGTAATGTGCAGGAAGATAATTTTGAATGAATTAGTTTCTTAGATTATATATTTGACTATGCTGAACTTCATCTCGCCTCCCTGTTGATACATAAAAAGGGCAGCCCCAGTGCAtgtagctcccgcttgcgcagggtctggggaagggtccgaccactttgggTCTATTGTACGCAGCCTTTCCCTACATTTCTGCAAGAGGCTGTTTCCAGGACTTGAACCCGTGACCTCATGGTCACAAGGCAGCAGCTTTACCACTGCGCCAAGGCTCCCTGTTGATACATACGGCCTTTTTTTTCCTCAATGTTTTTTTTTTTGAGTGAACTCAATGGTTTTCACTATTTACCAAACATGGAAAGATGCATGCTGTTACTGGTTATATGTGCAGCACATATATCCCTTTTATGGAAGTAGATAGATGTTATGTTCAAATACTTGATATTTTCAGCATTGACCACTTGGTTGATGTTCAAATGCATTACTATTTCCAATCCTTATTTGTTGTGCCATTCTGTCATTCTTAGTGTTGGACACTGCTGCTGGAGTTTGGTGTGACACAAAATCAGTAGTTACAACTCCAAGGACAGGAAGATATAGTGCAGATGCAGCGGGCGGTGAGGCTTCTGGAGAGCTTACACGAAGGTGCAGGCATGCAGCTGCTGCGGTTGGTGATATGATATTCATTTATGGAGGTTTACGGGGAGGTAAACACCTCAGTTTCTAAGCCTCTTCTTACTCCCGACATACATGAATTTTCCTATGTTGTCCTGCAAGTTCTGTtcctacggtggaatgtggaattGTCCTATTGAAGCAAAATGTTCGCTAAACCAGTGGTTGCAAATTTACGAAGGGCAGCATGCTAAAATTACCATTCGGGCTTTAGATGTCTGAACTTACTTCACAGGGGTGGCCATTTCTTACGAATTTGTAGTTTAGTTAGTTATATGCAATTTACCTGTTCTGCTTCCTGTTTGCTGAGTGTAAATTCTGTTTATGGGGAGCTATATTGCTAGTTTATCCAGATTAACTGAAGTAACTGATCACTGATATATATGAGATGCTGATCAGTTAAAATGACACATTCATTTGAAATGGTTTTGCTTGTTTACAAATTCTTACTCAGATTTAGTACAGAATGGTCGATAACCTTCGAGAACATGTGATTTTTTATTTCTCAGTGACTTACTGTGTTTTGTTAAATCATGTTAGTACTTGGTAGTTCTCTTGTGCATGAAGCTTAGATATTGGGATCTTCCTGTGGGATAGCAAAGTCGCATGGTTGGTTGATGTTATAAACAATTCAGCCATGTGATTGCGTTATTCACAAAATGTTGTCATTCCAGTGTTCGTCCATTGAGGCATCTTTACTTGTATGCTGGTGATGATATTCCTTCTAAGCCTTTTCTTTGTTAGGAAAACAGTAGGAACATCCAGTATTAGGCAATCAGCACATAGTTAGATTTTGACTATGCTTACATATTCTTTTTTCCTCTCAAAAAAGGCGCGCAGGGGGTTCACTACTCAAACTTAAATAATCCCTAGTTTTACATTAATATGATTCAAGCCTCCTGTTCTCAATGTAAATTACCGCAGCGAAGTGTTAACTTTGGCACCCACATTTCTTCTTGAAATTTGGCATCTGAGTTAGCAGAGTCAGAAGACCCCCAATTCGAACCCGTACACCTTATTATGGCCAAATCTCACCAATTTTGGCAACATCGGGAAGCATTATTTCAACAAGCATGTTTTTCTCATTTATAGAAATCTAGAAAAGCCAACTCCATAAATCTGTGTTGGTTACCTGTTTAGAGGTCAGTAGAAGTGCTGCTTCTGAATGATTGGAATTTGGAAGTTGGTACAAGCAAGTCTTTAAAACTGTCCAGGATTGGTTTCAAATCCTGCTCAGAAGCGACCACACACATAATTGCTATTCCTTGCACAGTGCATTTCAATAAAGTGCAGCGTAGCTATCTTATAATTTATCTTTGTTGTTTGTTTACTTTGTTGATTTTGTTTGTGGAGTAGCTGGGAAGAattgtttttttttcatttctttAACATTTCCTTCAGTTTCGAAGTACATAGGTGCTCATTAGTTTTCTTTCTATTGATGCAATAATTCATATGTAATTGCTACCACAGGTGTGTTGCTAGACGACCTTCTTGCTGCAGAAGATCTTGCTGCTGCTGAAACAACAAGTGCAGCTAACCATGCAGCTGCAGCTGCCGCTAACATGCAAGCTGGAGGAACACCTGGCAGATTTGCTTACAATGATGAACAAACAGGGCAAACAACTACAGAAACAACTGCTGATGGAGCTGTGGTTCTTGGAACCCCAGTTGCACCTCCTGTTAATGGGGATGTGTATACTGATATCAGCCCTGAGAATGCAGTGATCCAGGGACAGAGGTTTGCATTATTTCTGTTCTAGACTCATGCTGTCCATCTTTCTTTGCATGGGTCTTCTGTTCATATTAAATGTGAGCTATATTGAGACGTGTGTTTCAAATCTTTTTATTGTGTGTGTAGGAGATCGAGCAAAGGTGTTGATTATTTGGTTGAAGCATCTGCTGCAGAGGCTGAGGCAATCAGTGCGACTTTGGCTGCTGTAAAGGCCAGGCAAGTTAATGGTGAGATGGAGCATTCACCTGACTCTCCAGACGCCACACAAAGCGGGAAGCTAAATTCAAGCCTTATCAAACCAGATGTTGCTCTTGCAAACAATTCAACACCACCTCCCGGGGTTCGGTTACACCATAGAGCAGTGAGTAGAAAATACAATTAGTCTGAGCTTTGTATCCTTATTAATTCTATGTCCTTctgtttatttatttttcttgGTGGATTATCCTCCGACTGACAGCAATATATTATATCTTAGAGGTTGTCCTCTGAACAGTTTAGCTCAAGTTGCTTGATGGCATGCTTGATGACATTTTTCTTTTTGCAGGTTGTGGTAGCAGCAGAAACAGGAGGTGCCTTAGGTGGCATGGTTAGGCAGCTGTCAATTGATCAGTTTGAAAATGAAGGAAGAAGGGTTATCTATGGCACTCCTGAGAATGCAACTGCAGCTAGAAAATTACTGGATCGACAAATGTCTATTAATAGCGTGCCCAAAAAGGTATTCTACTCTGCAGAAACCAAGTTATCTGTCAAAAACAAGACATGCTAGAAGTACTTTATTGTAGATTTGAAGAATCTGTATGATAAAAGGTTATATAGTACACCCTCCATTTTTGTGTGAGAGATGCGGGTATATAGATGAAACTTATTTAGAGAGAGATTTCTAATTTGCCTTAAAATTCTACTCTTGGGTCATTCAACCAGGTAATTGCCTCTCTCTTGAAACCCCGTGGTTGGAAGCCCCCTGTACGAAGGCAAT
Protein-coding sequences here:
- the LOC125507601 gene encoding serine/threonine-protein phosphatase BSL2 homolog, with the translated sequence MDVDARMATESDSDSDAAAAAQQAGGTVSVPVSGTETPSVSPPPEAAAGAVAPPAAVAGPRPAPGYTVVDALMDKKEDGPGCRCGHTLTAVPAVGEEGSPGYIGQRLILFGGATALEGNNATPPSSAGSAGIRLAGATADVHCYDVLSNKWTRLTPLGEPPSPRAAHVATAVGTMVVIQGGIGPAGLSAEDLHVLDLTQQRPRWHRVVVQGPGPGPRYGHVMALVGQRFLLTIGGNDGKRPLADVWALDTAAKPYEWRKLEPEGEGPPPCMYATASARSDGLLLLCGGRDTNSVPLSSAYGLAKHRDGRWEWAIAPGVSPSPRYQHAAVFVNARLHVSGGALGGGRMVEDSSSVAVLDTAAGVWCDTKSVVTTPRTGRYSADAAGGEASGELTRRCRHAAAAVGDMIFIYGGLRGGVLLDDLLAAEDLAAAETTSAANHAAAAAANMQAGGTPGRFAYNDEQTGQTTTETTADGAVVLGTPVAPPVNGDVYTDISPENAVIQGQRRSSKGVDYLVEASAAEAEAISATLAAVKARQVNGEMEHSPDSPDATQSGKLNSSLIKPDVALANNSTPPPGVRLHHRAVVVAAETGGALGGMVRQLSIDQFENEGRRVIYGTPENATAARKLLDRQMSINSVPKKVIASLLKPRGWKPPVRRQFFLDCNEIADLCDSAERIFSSEPSVIKLKAPIKIFGDLHGQFGDLMRLFDEYGAPSTAGDIAYIDYLFLGDYVDRGQHSLETITLLLALKVEYPHNVHLIRGNHEAADINALFGFRIECIERMGERDGIWTWHRVNRLFNWLPLAALIEKKIICMHGGIGRSINHIEQIENLQRPITMEAGSVVLMDLLWSDPTENDSVEGLRPNARGPGLVTFGPDRVMEFCNNNDLQLIVRAHECVMDGFERFAQGHLITLFSATNYCGTANNAGAILVLGRDLVVVPKLIHPLPPAITSPETSPEHHIEDTWMQELNANRPPTPTRGRPQAANNDRAGPLSWI